Proteins from a genomic interval of Rubinisphaera italica:
- a CDS encoding helix-turn-helix domain-containing protein has translation MSLAERLQQARKEAGLTLEQLSDESGLSKTYLWELEHDDEGVKKPSADTLMKLVNPLRTTLADLLNLPSVQVNDQKVEVSKSLKEFCDWMKKAGRPLRKDEIGDLATMRFRGGQPKTMDDWDDLYRTLKRTTKR, from the coding sequence ATGTCACTTGCTGAGCGACTTCAGCAGGCTCGAAAAGAAGCTGGTCTGACGTTGGAGCAGCTTTCCGACGAGTCGGGGCTTTCAAAAACGTATCTCTGGGAATTGGAACACGATGATGAAGGAGTGAAGAAACCGTCGGCGGATACGCTGATGAAACTGGTGAATCCGTTGCGAACCACGCTGGCCGACCTTCTCAATCTGCCGTCCGTGCAGGTCAACGATCAGAAAGTCGAGGTGAGCAAGTCACTGAAGGAATTCTGCGACTGGATGAAGAAGGCTGGTCGGCCACTCAGAAAGGACGAGATCGGCGATCTGGCCACGATGCGATTCCGAGGTGGACAGCCGAAAACGATGGATGACTGGGATGACCTGTACCGGACACTAAAACGCACAACCAAAAGGTAG
- a CDS encoding DUF2188 domain-containing protein, which yields MAKKDYHVVPQGEGWAVKREGADRASSLHETQRDAIQDGKRLAQTKKTELVIHRPNGQIRDSDSYGNDPVPPKDTKH from the coding sequence ATGGCAAAAAAGGATTATCACGTCGTGCCACAAGGCGAGGGCTGGGCTGTCAAACGCGAAGGAGCCGATCGGGCTTCGTCACTACACGAAACGCAACGCGATGCGATTCAGGACGGCAAGCGTCTGGCCCAGACCAAGAAAACTGAACTCGTCATCCACCGCCCCAACGGCCAGATTCGCGACTCCGACAGCTATGGAAACGATCCTGTTCCTCCGAAAGATACAAAACACTGA